One region of Gigantopelta aegis isolate Gae_Host chromosome 7, Gae_host_genome, whole genome shotgun sequence genomic DNA includes:
- the LOC121376842 gene encoding uncharacterized protein LOC121376842 has translation MERYFFAVAVFWCLIEQLECTTQLTASTTPQYFYSNNYPSNYPNNLLEKWEITTSVSGHVINAAAVDQAIEYALTCRYDKLMAYSGLSSAAGSYSHLETTCGFSRLRTSSTGPSMTIIFTTDSSQTARGFKIKYWSSSYSFALLTTTTSSSLTLARGGTNLYLVLVMVIVAAVVITLGIPVYLKYRKRAGAHRFPRKTVSKTIARNPQGQIVTKYQTKFIPRHVQHKHTNPKISPHPPPPQPPPPLYPGPLVDPAYPPNVSSSGGPHGPSAPPMEPGDFVPAAFNYVPPPSEMKTYGTAVYPPQYGMT, from the exons ATGGAGCGGTACTTCTTTGCGGTCGCGGTATTTT GGTGTTTGATTGAACAGCTGGAGTGTACGACTCAACTCACAGCCTCCACTACACCTCAGTACTTCTACAGCAACAACTACCCCAGCAACTATCCAAA CAACCTGTTGGAAAAATGGGAAATCACCACTTCCGTTTCCGGTCACGTGATAAATGCGGCAGCTGTCGACCAGGCCATTGAATACGCATTAACCTGTCGCTACGATAAACTCATGGCATACAgcg GGTTATCGAGTGCAgcaggaagttacagtcacctGGAGACGACGTGCGGGTTTTCGCGCCTGCGCACATCCAGCACGGGTCCGTCAATGACGATCATATTCACCACAGACTCGTCACAAACAGCGCGTGGATTCAAAATCAAATACTGGA GTAGCTCCTACAGCTTCGCTCTGCTGACAACAACGACGTCGTCGTCCCTCACGCTGGCGAGAGGTGGAACTAACCTCTATCTCGTCCTCGTCATGGTGATCGTGGCGGCTGTCGTCATCACATTGGGCATCCCCGTGTACCTGAAGTACAGAAAACGCGCTGGTGCCCACCGTTTCCCGCGGAAAACCGTCAGCAAGACCATCGCACGAAACCCACAGGGGCAGATCGTCACGAAATACCAAACGAAGTTCATACCGAGACACGTGCAGCACAAGCACACGAATCCAAAAATATCACCCCACCCTCCTCCGCCACAGCCGCCACCCCCTCTATATCCCGGACCGTTAGTAGATCCAGCGTATCCACCTAATGTGTCCAGTTCTGGTGGTCCCCATGGTCCCTCTGCTCCCCCGATGGAACCAGGAGATTTCGTCCCTGCGGCGTTTAATTATGTTCCCCCACCCTCCGAGATGAAAACGTATGGGACAGCGGTCTATCCCCCGCAGTATGGTATGACGTAA